One Microcebus murinus isolate Inina chromosome 9, M.murinus_Inina_mat1.0, whole genome shotgun sequence DNA window includes the following coding sequences:
- the LOC105864406 gene encoding ERV-BabFcenv provirus ancestral Env polyprotein produces MTLQVPGITSRASRGPHLKMLSRPTPATRWVLLNSVLHGLLYLLTLPTAAPDSIYVWRFKVRESLPSGDTRLAGSADCSPKGCQASLTIPLSLTSVTGAQTAALCFLYDQTFDYCRQQPEIYGGCRKRLCKFHEVQKGKGWRGDNEKTFGWRPNAFYLDKGKFQLDIPDPWDQRWEVGVTGKLYWTKLSSYPSATIHISREYVLAHERQIQISTNILQAEQTLAGRLPPRPQPSPLSSWLDIIQHTLAFLKSSEMIPNISHCFLCASLQQPLLAAVPLNYSNPPTTPSSPPSCSTPLTRIPLWEPEPTGQPYADRVCFLTSRTDPNLQLHGRCLTNHTVTTTTSSAPGQFFWCNGTLTRCVNTSTPGPCFPVMVVPQLTLYGESEFGWLLPGPRPRRAIFLPVMVGLTLASSLASGFEGGTLGYGVISAQDFADHLQIALETTSASLASLQRQLTSLAQVTLQNRRALDLLTAEKEGTCLFLREECCYYVNESGLVEQNIDKLTNLSEDLHNRHRQDISPLSWIQSPLATWLLPLIGPIVIICLIFLFVPCLLQFLQRRLRELSRMAVNQTLYSYFPLPVIPAPAAV; encoded by the coding sequence ATGACCCTGCAGGTTCCTGGCATCACATCTCGCGCATCAAGAGGTCCCCACCTCAAGATGCTTTCCCGTCCTACTCCTGCCACCAGGTGGGTCCTATTAAACTCCGTCTTACATGGGCTTCTTTATCTCCTGACCCTTCCAACAGCTGCTCCCGATTCAATTTATGTCTGGAGATTTAAGGTCCGCGAGTCCCTGCCCTCGGGAGACACCCGTCTGGCCGGCTCTGCCGACTGCTCTCCAAAGGGCTGTCAAGCGTCACTTACCATTCCCCTATCTCTGACATCAGTCACTGGCGCCCAAACGGCAGCTCTATGCTTTTTATATGACCAAACTTTTGACTATTGTCGGCAGCAGCCTGAGATATATGGAGGATGCCGTAAAAGGCTATGCAAATTCCATGAGGTTCAAAAAGGAAAGGGATGGCGGGGTGACAATGAAAAGACGTTTGGTTGGAGGCCTAACGCTTTCTATTTAGATAAAGGCAAATTTCAATTAGATATCCCTGACCCTTGGGACCAGCGCTGGGAAGTTGGGGTCACAGGCAAATTATACTGGACTAAGTTAAGCTCTTACCCTTCAGCAACTATTCATATCAGTCGTGAGTATGTCCTGGCCCACGAGAGGCAGATTCAAATATCTACCAATATTCTTCAGGCAGAACAAACTCTAGCTGGACGGCTTCCTCCCCGCCCTCaaccctctcctctttcctcctggcTAGATATTATTCAACATACCCTCGCCTTCCTAAAGTCCTCCGAAATGATCCCTAATATTTCCCACTGTTTCCTTTGCGCCTCCCTCCAACAACCCCTGCTGGCTGCTGTCCCTCTAAACTATTCTAACCCTCCAACAACTCCCTCATCGCCTCCCTCATGCTCCACTCCGCTCACCCGCATTCCCCTCTGGGAGCCTGAGCCTACAGGCCAACCCTATGCAGATCGCGTGTGCTTTCTCACCTCCCGCACGGACCCCAACCTACAACTCCATGGACGCTGCCTTACCAACCATACCGTGACCACAACCACGTCCTCTGCTCCGGGACAGTTCTTCTGGTGCAACGGGACGCTCACCCGCTGCGTCAATACATCCACCCCGGGTCCCTGTTTCCCTGTCATGGTGGTCCCTCAATTAACTCTATATGGTGAGTCTGAATTCGGATGGCTTCTCCCAGGGCCCCGGCCGAGGCGAGCCATCTTTTTGCCAGTCATGGTAGgtctcaccttggcctcctccCTCGCTTCAGGGTTCGAGGGAGGCACCCTGGGCTACGGTGTCATTTCTGCCCAAGATTTTGCAGATCACCTACAAATTGCGTTAGAAACCACATCTGCCTCGCTGGCCTCACTACAAAGACAACTAACGTCACTGGCTCAGGTTACTCTCCAAAATCGAAGAGCGTTAGATCTGCTGACGGCCGAAAAAGAAGGGACCTGCCTCTTCCTTCGTGAAGAATGCTGCTACTATGTCAACGAATCTGGCCTTGTAGAACAGAACATAGACAAACTCACCAACCTGAGTGAAGACCTACACAACCGCCACCGCCAGGATATATCCCCCTTGAGCTGGATACAGTCCCCTTTGGCTACCTGGCTATTGCCACTAATAGGACCCATTGTCATCATCTGCCTAATCTTTCTCTTTGTTCCCTGTCTTTTACAGTTCCTCCAGCGCCGCCTACGAGAGCTGTCTCGAATGGCAGTAAACCAAACACTTTATTCGTACTTCCCTCTACCAGTCATCCCTGCACCAGCCGCTGTGTAA